The window AAATGACTTTAAAAAGAGCTTTAGCAGATCTTAAAAATGAATTATTAAATGGAGGGTTTACCTATGAAAACTTTCTTAGATGAACAATTTAGTGAGTTGGAACAAGAATTAAAGATGACAAACAAATCCAAAAGTCTATTAAGAAATAAAGTATTGCAGAATACAGTTATAATCAAAAAACGTGATCTTAAAAATAATCGTGTTTGGCAATACAATACTATCACTGTCATATTAATAGCAACTGTCATAATATTTCTTGCTACACAGTCATTAGATACTTTAAGGCATACTACAAATAAAGTGTCATATGGCAATGAGATATTTGAACCATCAGAAGTTAAAATGAAGGATAAAGTAGTAGTACAAGATTATATTGAATTTACAATACAAAGTAATGAATTGGGGGAAATAATTTATCCATCAAATTTAGGAGTTGCACCTATTACTCCTATGTATATGTTTAATGGTAACAAGGGTGAAATTTGGTTAGATATATTAGTAACTGTAAGAAATACATCATCTACTGAGTTATCTGAGGCAGGTGATTTTATGGATATTAAAATTATCTATGATGATAGAGAAGAATTTAGCTCATTTACTAGGTTTGAAAGAGTAGGAGAGAGTAAATTCACTAGTTTGAATAACTCGATTATTAAACCATTGCAGACTAGAGTGGTTCATTTTTTAACCTCTGTTCCAGCAAGTATAGAAAAAGATGGTAAACCATTGAAAGCAATAATAACAGCCAACGGGGAAAATTATGAGTATGTAATTCGATAACGTAAGAATAAAGTATAATTTGATGATTTTAAAATCACGTTCTTAAATTAACGAGGCAGTTTAGTTGAAGAAGGATTTTCTGTTCATATTCACCACAACCGTCCGTACCACTTAATGAAACGAATTAGACGAGGAATTTAGCCACTCTTTGTATTGAATGCCACAAAAGGATTCACAACATAAGAATTATGACAGTGTATTGAAAATGTCAGTTATCAAGAAACTAAGCGAATACCTAGAAAAGCTAAAAGAAAGCGACAGAACCTGATAAATAGAACACCGTGGGAAGGGAAACTTTCGCGCACGGTGTGGAGGAGGGGGAAAAAGGGACAGAGTGCTTTATAAAAGTAAAAGACCGCTTTTATTTATTCCTAGGCGCATGAATTCATTCATGCGCCTATTCTATTTTCATTTAGTGAGAACGTATGGGCTATTTGGTTATTTAACCTATGTAAGTTGAGTAAATGAAGCGAATGCGCCGTAGCAGAATCAATGAAATGTTTACAAGCCGTTCTGCACTTTTCTTATATACGCATTTGACTACATTTATCAGGCGTCTTCATCACTTATAAAAAAATACGTAAAATGGTGAAACGAAAGAAGCCTTCGTTCGTCAAATTAGCCGACAGTCCACATAGTGGTAAGTTGAAAAATAGAGGAGGAACTTTCTTATGAAAAAAATGCTTGGAATATTGATAGGTGCACTGGTTGTTTTTGCAATGGTGGGCTGTTCAAGTACAGGGAAAAATGAAGGTGGAACATCTACGCCTGACGTCAAAGTCAAAGACATAATGGTTAGTATTAAGGCACAAATTGTACAAGATATAAAAGATGCAGGTTTTGATGATGGACAATCAGATGAACAAATTCTTCAAGGGTACGTGGAAACAAATTTAGTGGATACTGCAACTGACGATCTATTTGGACAAATGTTTTTTGAACGAACTGGGCTTGATAAAGAGTTGCTTGCAGAAGGTTCAATGTATATCTCTATGTTTAATATCAATGCAGATGAAATCATCGTTTTAAAAGCAAAGGATGATAAGAGTGTGGATACCCTGAAGGCGTCGTTGCAAAAAGAATTAGATGCACAAATTCAAACCTGGGAACGCTATCTCCCGGAGCAATATGAAAAAGTAAAAAACAATGTGTTAAAAACCAAAGGGAATTACATTCTATATGTGACCTATGACAATGTAGATGCAGTAGAGAAGATTTTTGATGAAAAAGTAAAATAACCTTTAAAGGCGCTAAAGAAGCACCTTTATACATAACATAGCAGAAACTAAGGAGTGGTTGTGTGGTATTCAGTAGCATATTATTTCTGTTTTTCTTTTTACCAACTACATTGCTCCTTTATTTTTGTGGTTCAAGAAAGATGAAAAATGGTATTCTTCTTGTTGTGAGTCTGTTTTTTTATGCCTGGGGAGAACCTATTTATATTTTTTTAATGATTTTTTCGGCTGTAATAGATTATCTTCACGGGTTGTTTATTCAAAAGTATCGTTTAACGTCGCCGTTCAAAGCAAAGCTCGGTCTATTGTCGTCGATTATTATCAATCTAGGTATATTATCTTTTTTCAAATATGCTGATTTTCTTATTGATAATATAAACAACTTAATGGGTTTGAAGCTAAATACACTCGATCTTCCACTACCTATTGGTTTATCTTTTTACACGTTTCAAACAATGTCGTATGCAATTGATGTGTACCGTGGAAAAGTGAAGGCACAACGAAATCCGTTCACGCTTGCGTTGTACATTTGTTTATTTCCACAGCTTATTGCGGGACCTATTGTCCGCTATGAAATTATTGAACACGAGTTGAAAAATAGGAGAGTCACTCTGGATCAATTTTCAGATGGTGTTAGAATCTTTTTAATTGGTCTTGGAAAAAAGGTATTGCTTGCGAATAGTATTGGATTTCTATGGAGTGAAATTCAGCAGCAAAGTCCTGCCGAATTATCAGTACTGTCAGCGTGGATGGGGATTGCAGCGTTTGGATTACAGCTCTTTTTCGACTTTAGTGGTTATTCAGATATGGCGATTGGTTTGGGGAAAATGTTTGGCTTCAGTTTTCCGCAAAACTTCAATTATCCGTTTGTTTCGAGAAGTATCACGGAGTTCTGGCGAAGATGGCATATGACACTTGGTACCTGGTTTCGAGACTATGTGTATATCCCGCTCGGTGGCAGTAGAAAAGGGAAGTACAGACTCTACCTAAACTTATTCATCGTTTGGGGTCTGACGGGCTTATGGCATGGTGCCTCTTGGAATTTCGTGGCTTGGGGTCTGTACTTTGGTGTAGTAATTGCGATCGAAAAGGCAGGACTGCTGGTGCTGCTTGAGAAAATACATCCAATTTTTCAACATATTTACGCGTTTGTCATTGTGATGATAAGTTGGACATTATTCGTTTTTGAAGACCTTTCCATGAGCCTGGCCTATTTGAAAATCATGTTTGGTTTTTCGGGACAAGCATTGGGAAATGAGAGATTCATGTATGACATATACACCAATGCAATCCTTTTCTTATTGGCGTTTTTGGGGATGATTCCAATTTGGAAAGTGTTGAGGACTAGACTAAACCGTTGGCATAAAATAATTGACGATATTGTGATTCCTATATTTTATTTAGTTATTCTCGTATTATCGACTGCTTATTTAGTGGATGATTCGTACAACCCATTTCTTTATTTTCGTTTCTAGGAGGTAATGCATTGACGATACGTAAAAGAATATTTGTAGGTGTGTTTCTTCTATTTATTTTTGGAATTGGGTTATTCAATATAGTGTCTAATGACCGTTCTTTTTCAGAGAGGGAAAACCGTCCATTAGCACAAATGCCTGAATGGACAGTGGATAATTTTATTTCTGGTAAGTTCACGACGCGTTTTGAGACATATCTGTCTGATCAGTTTGTCTGGAAGGATAACTGGGTGAAGCTAAAGGCGATGGCGGAAAGGGCTTCCTTGAAAAAAGAAAATAACGGAGTGTTCTTTGGCAAAGATGGAATTCTCATTGAGTCGTTTGAAAAAACTGGCGATCAGTTTGATAAAAACATAGACTACGTGAAAAATTTTGCAGCCTATGCGAAGGGGATACAGTCATATGTATTGTTGGCTCCAACCGCGGTTGCATTCTATGAGGATAAGTTGCCGCTTTTTGCACAAACTGCAAGCGAAGTAGATGCATATGAAACCACAAAAGAAGAACTAGCTTCTTTTGTGGAAGTGATTGATGTATACGATGCGCTCAAATTACATAGCAATGAGGAGATTTACTTCAAAACTGACCACCATTGGACGATGCGTGGTGCCTATTTTGCTTATAGGGAAGCCGCGAAAGTCATGGGCATCAAACCGTATGAAGAAGATGATTTTCAGATTAAAACGGTATCGGACAGTTTTTATGGCACATTGCACGCTAAGGCCAATACAATTGACATTAAGGCGGACAAGATTGATGTCTATTTGCCAAAATTTGAGGCTACTCAAACGGTGACTTATGAAGATGGCAAGCAGTCGAATTCACTGTATGAATGGGATTATCTCGATAAGAAAGATAAGTATTCGTTATTCCTTGATGGTAATCATACGCTTGTCACGATCAAAACAGGAGTCAAGAATGACCGAAAGTTAGCGGTAATTAAAGACTCTTATGCACATGCGTTCATCCCTTTTTTAGCGAATCACTTTGGGGAAATCCATATAGTTGATCTCCGCTATTATCATGGGGATGTGCTGACGTATTTGAATGATCATAAGATCTCAGAAGTGTTATTTTTGTACAATGTAGCTAATTTTACCAAGGACCCGAATGTGGTTTGGCTATCGCAAAGTATATGGAAATAGTTTGTTTGTCGATAAGATGTCGAAACTGTATAATAATAAGAAAAGTAGTTACTTTACTCCAGCAGAGTAGAGTAACTACTTTTGCGCTTGGCTCGCCTTTATCTAACGGGTGAAAGTCCCATATGCCGGAGTGGCGGAAATGTATAGCAGACTGGTATTGATATCGCGAGGTTCTGTGCGGAGGACCAAAAGGCACAATAATCCCAACAAGAGATGATTATTGAACTAAGTGCACCAGTCATTAAATTAAAGAGCACCACAGCTTTGTTACCACTAGTTGGAGAAATTGACACAAATAGAGCCAAAGTAATTTTAGAATCAACACTAAAACAATGTGCTAAATTGCAAATCAATCACTTATACATTGATTTGTTAGGTGTTCCAGTTGTAGACACAATGGTTGCACATCAACTTTTTCAGATGATCAATGCGCTAAAATTAATTGGAGTAAGTACATCATTATCAGGAGTGAGTCCAAGTATCGCACAAACAACAATACAACTAGGGATTGATTTTAAGGATATAAAAACTTATTCTAGTATTGAACAAGCTATGAGTACACATAATAATCATTGATAAAGGCGTTCCATTAGGAACGTTCTTTTTATTATGGAAATTTAACTAGTGAAGTTGCAATCGCCACTCCTTTACATTATAAGGAGTGGTTATTTGGAAAATAAGTTTTTCGTGGGGCTATTTAACTGATTAATTTTCAGTATTATATTGTGGGCTTTAATTTTTGGAATGATTCTTATTCAAAAAACAATTTATTGATTGGGCTGCTTGGTTGTCTGATTGAGAGTTACCTTACATATTTTTAAAGAAGATTGCGAAGTGGATCATTGGGTTGCTTAGGCGACTCTTTTTTTCTTAATAATCTATAGCAGCAGGTTAGCTTAACAAGAATCGTCGGCTAAATTGAGAAACAAACAGGGTTAATAATTCCATCAGATTGTAAAGCGTTTCTGAAAATAACTAATTGGTGTCGATTATTTAAATGATGGAGGAGAAATCAAACTTATAGCTTAAAACAAATTATCGAATTTAATGAACACTATGACCAATCGCATTGAACTAACGACACAGTTTACTAAGTGAAAATAGTTATGTTTTTAATAACATACAAGACAATGAAGGTGTAAAATATATTTGACACTTTATTTGTCTTGTTTTATTATTTAGGTGTAAAAGGTTTTTTACACCTTGAGAATATGGCGGTGGAATATGGAATGGAAAATAGAATTAAGGAGTACAGAGAAAAAAACAGTTTTTCACAAGGGAAATTAGCAGAGTTATGTAATGTAAGTAGGCAGACGATTAACGCTATTGAGAACAATAAATATGATCCAAGTTTGCAGTTGGCATTTGATATTGCAAAGTATTTAGGAATCACTATGGAGGATTTATTTATACCATTGGTGAATGGAGGAAAAAAGAATGGATAAATCAAAAAAAATCATTGTTATTTTAAGCTTTACGTTATTTTGTATATTAGCGGGAACCACCATATACAGATGGGGGCGATATGGAACTATAGATGGTAATTCTATATTCTTTAGTTTTCTTGCCTTAACATATTTTTTTAATTCTCTTAATTGGGGTAATCACGAAGGTGCTAATGAGAAAGACGAATTAGACAAGCATATTGAAACCCAAAGTGCAAAGATAGGTTATTTTGTGTTAATGGTGTTGTCAGGTTTAATTCTTTTTATCTCTGAAGGAGTAACTAATTTTAATGATATTGAGAACTTTCCATTGCTTATTGTGGTTGGTCTTACATTTGTAACACTTCCGATTACAGAGTTTGTATATTCCAAAAAGTATAAATAATATAACCCTCTAATATTGAAATCCCTTGTTAAACTAATGGAGTGCGGCTGATTTTTCTTGTTGAACTAACGCAATATAATACTTCAACATGAACTATGGATTTTCATGGTAAAGTTAGATAAAATTATGTGACGAAATTTGTACAAAAAGGGGTTTTTACATGGGAAAACGAAAATTATCAATTATAGTATTTTTATTAAGTCTTTTTTCATTACTTATTTCGGTAAAATTATTTTGGAATTTAGGTATTTTTGTTGATGAGTATGGTTTAAGCCCTGATATTGTTGATGGCGGAGGCTTTTGGCTTACAATGGATTGGCTAAGGTTATTATTACTGTTATTGCTATGTGTAGTATCTGGTATTAGTATTTTTAGCGCTACACAAAATAAGTGAAACAAACGTAAATAGGCTAGGTATTATATTACTGCTGAAGCTGGTTTAACATTAGAGTTTCAAAAAATAGGAGAACGAATTATAGTTGATGAAGAAGGAATGGAATATTTTACTTCAAAATATCCTGAGTAATAATATTAAAGTGAATTCCACATAGTTCTTATTGGACAAAAGCAGAGGTAAAATTCAACAATGTTCATTTAAGCTGTGAAATATGTATATAAGAGAGGTTTTCTTAAATGATATTACCCATTTTTATAATATTAGCACTTGCAATTGTTTGTTTATCTTTGTATCTAACTAAGAGGAATAAGTTAAATAGAATAATAAATGGTATTATATTGATATTATCGGTTTTAACGTATCCTTTATTTTTACCTTTGTTACATGAAACTAAGGTGCTTCAAGGAATAGAAGGAACAGCAACTTTAATGCTTTTTTATTTTATTATATTGTTAGGTGGAATTATCACAGTTATTGCAGGCCTTTTCACAAAAACGAAATTAAGTGAAAGTAATAAATAAAAATCCAATACAAGCAATGGGTGGCTCAGTGAAATATAGAGATGATAATATAGCTCTCTTTTCTTGTTTAGCTTAAGATCCAGGTTTGTGGAAGAATATGCGATTAAGTTGGACTGTTGGAAGTTTATTAACTGTTCGCTATTTGGTGAAAACTTGAAAAAATAAAAGTGAATTATAGGAAGTGCTGAAAAATGTTTAATGATTTAAAGTCGGATTGTAATAATTGCTTTGGATTATGTTGTGTAGCCTTACCTTATGGAAAATCAGCTGATTTTCCTTTTAACAAAGATAGTGGAAATCCTTGCCGGAATTTATGTTCAAATAACTTGTGTGCTATACACTACCAATTAAGGGAGAAAGGCTTTCGTGGTTGTGTTTCTTATGAGTGTTTCGGTGCTGGTCAGCATGTTTCACAGTCTATTTATCATGGTAGAGACTGGCGTGAAGATGCTGAATATGCCGAAGAAATGTTTGCTGTATTTCCACTTGTGCAACAACTACATGAAATGCTCTGGTACCTTAAACATGCCTTGACTCTAAAGGAAACCCAATCAATACAAACCAGTCTGCAAATGATTTACGAAAAAACAGTTGAGCTAACTGAAAAAAGTCCAAAAGAAATTTTAGAAATAGATATCGTAGCACATAGAAGCAATGTCAATGCTCTATTAGTAGAGACAAGCAAAATGTATAGAAGTGAGATCAATAATAGAGGCAATAAGAAAAAGATCAAGAAAGATGTAGAATATTTAGGAGCAAATTTAAAAGGGTTAAACTTACAAGGTGAAGATTTTCGTGGAAAGTTAATGATAGCATCAAACTTAAGAAATAGTAATTTGAGAAAGGCTGATTTTATAGGGGCTGACCTTAGAGATGCAGATTTAAGTGGTGCTGATTTAACATATGCTCTCTTTCTTACACAGTCACAAATCAATTCAGCAATTGGGGATATTCATACCAAAATTCCAAATTATTTAGAGAAACCAAGACATTGGTGAAACAAAAGCATTTTTATTTTATTCCACTAACGGTTTGAGACCATCCTTTTGTACTGCACTCCAATTGTTAGACAATATCTAACAATTGGAGTGCAGTTTTTCTATGACCAAATGTTACACTTAAACTTACACAGCAGTTTTGTTAACAAAATGATTCATTATGAGAGGGTGGAGGCTATGCCTTGTGTTCATGAATTTAGGATACTTGATGGTTTAGACAAGTGGAAAGATTACATTGATTATGAACCACACAAATACAACTGTATTTCTGTTGATGATGATATTATGAACAGTGTAAATAAACATTTATCTATCATGAAAACATACTTTCATTCATTTAATCGCCCAGAATTTGGTTTATCTTATTTCGGAATTACAATTATTCCGCCTGAGTCATTATCATTATTTTATGAGATTGTCACGTCTTCAGGGCATTTTAAAGAATCTGTTGAACTTAATATACTGGCTTCGAAAATTTTACAAGCAACTGAACAAAATAAATTTATGATACATTTTGGAATTTGAACTTAATGCTATTGTGTGATTATTCGACTAACGGTGTGCATTAGTTAAAGAAGGATTACTCGAAATGTTCAAACCATTTTATAAAAAATTCTTGATATGATCAAACTATAGGATCCATTTTATTGGAGATAATAGCTAAGTAGAAACACAGTAAATAGTCTCAATTGAAGAGGTAGGGGATGCAAGGAAATATATTAGTAAAGAAATTCTACACTTTTTTTAGACATTCTTGCCCTTGTAAATTTTGTATAAAGGGGAAATGGAAATGCATTCGTATTAAATAGCTGAAATAGAACTGAAACACAAGATGAACATAAAATTTATTTTATAAATGATTTTGCTGCTAAATGAAAAGATCTTGTCATGAAATTCAATTAATTCTTGAGTCTGTGCATTATTATAATGAAGACAAAAGATTAATTTTTATCCTTTTTAAAATACATTTTGTCTTTGCACTAGTGAAAGGAATTTTTAGGCCATTTACAAAAATTTCTCTTTTATCTCACTGTTTCTAGTATACTTCTATAACGAAACGTAACTTAGTATAATATATATTATGACCACATCCCTTTTTTATGATAAAGTAATAGTACTCTTCTTCACTCCTTTTCTATCCTATATCTCCAATTTGCATGTTTTACATTATTTTGATCTATGTACGGAATACTCGCTTCAATTACATCATTTAGATTCAACTTATTGTTTTTAGCTAGTAACCTTAGACTAGCCAGTGTGTCCTTATCACATGTTGTTCGAAATTCTACACGATCTTTTGGTCTATTTTTCTTATCATAAGTTATTGCACTTTCACTTAATATATTTTTAAACCCGTTTTCTAATAAATAGCTAATATGCGAATTTGATTGTTCTGCCATTATTTTAAGCTTTTTTATTAAACTAGCACTTATTCGAGTTTTATATTCTGTTCTAGTTTCATCGACTGTTTGTATTAACTTTCCATTTACTACTTTCCACATGATTTTCACAACTTTCTAATGTTAGATGTTTTTACGCTATATCTATCTATTTGACCGCTCTTATACATATTTTTAGACTTAACCCAGCTTTACTGCTTAAACTGGTCTAAATAGCGATATAACGTGGATTTACTAATACCTGTTTCTTCTTTGATTTGCAGAAGTGTATATTCTTTACTTTCATACATGAAAAATGCTCGATTTAAATTATCATCAGACTTTTTAGGGCGTCCTATTATTTTCCCCTTCTTTTGTGCCTCACGTACACCAAAAATCGATTGATGACGTTTGATTTTTGTTTGAAGTTCTGTCATTAACTCTAATACCTCTATAAGATTCATTGATAAAATATCCTTACTTTTTATGTTTTCATCAATAAATATTACAGTAACTTGGTCTCTTTCAAATACACGCAATAAATCTTGAAAATGTGTTAGAGAATCCGCTAGTACAACAAAATTTTGTACATATAGTTGATCACCATCCGAGAGCTTCATGACTAAGGCTTCTAATTCATGTCTTTTTTTCGTATATGGATGATGCTCTGTGTAGGTTTCTATATTTGGTATATCTTTTAGTTGACACTTCGAGTCTTCATCATTTGTTAATGGTCTTTTATATCCGTATTTCATTTTTCTCCTCCAATTTCCCAAAAACATTCCATTTTAGGAAAAGTCGTGTTATGATATGACAGATTGTCCTACAACTAAGACTTTTGGGACATTATAATTGACTATATCCGAAGGAGAACTTTTATGCAAACATTACAACAACAATGGTTTGGAAATATTAGAGGCGATATTTTATCAGGAATCGTTGTTGCTTTAGCACTTATTCCCGAAGCTATTGCTTTTTCTATTATCGCAGGTGTTGACCCAATGGTTGGTCTTTACGCATCTTTTTGTATTGCTGTTATTATTGCCTTTGTCGGTGGAAGACCTGCTATGATATCAGCAGCTACTGGTGCCATGGCGCTTGTTATGGTCAATTTGGTAGCCGATTATGGCCTAAACTATTTACTAGCTGCAACTATATTAACTGGTGTTATACAGATTCTATTGGGCATATTTAAAATTGCAAAACTTATGCGCTTTATACCTAATTCGGTCATGATTGGATTTGTAAATGCTTTAGCCATTTTGATTTTTATGGCACAAGTCCCTCATATTTTAGGAGAAGGAATCATTACTTATATTTTTGTCGCTGTTACTTTATTTATCGTGT is drawn from Psychrobacillus sp. INOP01 and contains these coding sequences:
- a CDS encoding recombinase family protein, which codes for MKYGYKRPLTNDEDSKCQLKDIPNIETYTEHHPYTKKRHELEALVMKLSDGDQLYVQNFVVLADSLTHFQDLLRVFERDQVTVIFIDENIKSKDILSMNLIEVLELMTELQTKIKRHQSIFGVREAQKKGKIIGRPKKSDDNLNRAFFMYESKEYTLLQIKEETGISKSTLYRYLDQFKQ
- a CDS encoding MBOAT family protein, translating into MVFSSILFLFFFLPTTLLLYFCGSRKMKNGILLVVSLFFYAWGEPIYIFLMIFSAVIDYLHGLFIQKYRLTSPFKAKLGLLSSIIINLGILSFFKYADFLIDNINNLMGLKLNTLDLPLPIGLSFYTFQTMSYAIDVYRGKVKAQRNPFTLALYICLFPQLIAGPIVRYEIIEHELKNRRVTLDQFSDGVRIFLIGLGKKVLLANSIGFLWSEIQQQSPAELSVLSAWMGIAAFGLQLFFDFSGYSDMAIGLGKMFGFSFPQNFNYPFVSRSITEFWRRWHMTLGTWFRDYVYIPLGGSRKGKYRLYLNLFIVWGLTGLWHGASWNFVAWGLYFGVVIAIEKAGLLVLLEKIHPIFQHIYAFVIVMISWTLFVFEDLSMSLAYLKIMFGFSGQALGNERFMYDIYTNAILFLLAFLGMIPIWKVLRTRLNRWHKIIDDIVIPIFYLVILVLSTAYLVDDSYNPFLYFRF
- a CDS encoding pentapeptide repeat-containing protein; its protein translation is MFNDLKSDCNNCFGLCCVALPYGKSADFPFNKDSGNPCRNLCSNNLCAIHYQLREKGFRGCVSYECFGAGQHVSQSIYHGRDWREDAEYAEEMFAVFPLVQQLHEMLWYLKHALTLKETQSIQTSLQMIYEKTVELTEKSPKEILEIDIVAHRSNVNALLVETSKMYRSEINNRGNKKKIKKDVEYLGANLKGLNLQGEDFRGKLMIASNLRNSNLRKADFIGADLRDADLSGADLTYALFLTQSQINSAIGDIHTKIPNYLEKPRHW
- a CDS encoding DHHW family protein, with amino-acid sequence MTIRKRIFVGVFLLFIFGIGLFNIVSNDRSFSERENRPLAQMPEWTVDNFISGKFTTRFETYLSDQFVWKDNWVKLKAMAERASLKKENNGVFFGKDGILIESFEKTGDQFDKNIDYVKNFAAYAKGIQSYVLLAPTAVAFYEDKLPLFAQTASEVDAYETTKEELASFVEVIDVYDALKLHSNEEIYFKTDHHWTMRGAYFAYREAAKVMGIKPYEEDDFQIKTVSDSFYGTLHAKANTIDIKADKIDVYLPKFEATQTVTYEDGKQSNSLYEWDYLDKKDKYSLFLDGNHTLVTIKTGVKNDRKLAVIKDSYAHAFIPFLANHFGEIHIVDLRYYHGDVLTYLNDHKISEVLFLYNVANFTKDPNVVWLSQSIWK
- a CDS encoding DUF4358 domain-containing protein; protein product: MKKMLGILIGALVVFAMVGCSSTGKNEGGTSTPDVKVKDIMVSIKAQIVQDIKDAGFDDGQSDEQILQGYVETNLVDTATDDLFGQMFFERTGLDKELLAEGSMYISMFNINADEIIVLKAKDDKSVDTLKASLQKELDAQIQTWERYLPEQYEKVKNNVLKTKGNYILYVTYDNVDAVEKIFDEKVK
- a CDS encoding helix-turn-helix transcriptional regulator, coding for MENRIKEYREKNSFSQGKLAELCNVSRQTINAIENNKYDPSLQLAFDIAKYLGITMEDLFIPLVNGGKKNG
- a CDS encoding rRNA methyltransferase yields the protein MWKVVNGKLIQTVDETRTEYKTRISASLIKKLKIMAEQSNSHISYLLENGFKNILSESAITYDKKNRPKDRVEFRTTCDKDTLASLRLLAKNNKLNLNDVIEASIPYIDQNNVKHANWRYRIEKE
- a CDS encoding short-chain dehydrogenase, whose amino-acid sequence is MPCVHEFRILDGLDKWKDYIDYEPHKYNCISVDDDIMNSVNKHLSIMKTYFHSFNRPEFGLSYFGITIIPPESLSLFYEIVTSSGHFKESVELNILASKILQATEQNKFMIHFGI